The nucleotide sequence CCAAAGTAGCTCAAACTGCTCGCGTTACCCGATTTTTTCGGACATCTCCACCCAAAGTAGCTCAAACCGCCTGTGTTACCCGATTTTTTCGGGCATCTCCACCCAAAGAAGCTCAAACCGCTCGCGTTACCCGATTTTTTCGAATATCATTCCCCAAGCACAGCAGCAAGCAACTTAAATCTTCTGAGCGAGGGGGATATTGTGACCTCTCAACCGTTCAGCCCTCAACCCATTGCCACCCTTCGTCGCTGCTGCATGACGAACCATCGTGTTCCACCCGCTATTGCATTCGTGTAATCTAATTAGATTTAATGGTAATCACACGAATGCAAAGGCGGGCCGTAAACTTTCCACACGATGGTTGTCCCTCCGCTGCCTAGGTGATTGCTATTCATTCCAAGCTTAGTCCGGTAACTGAGCGAGGGGGATATCGCGACATGTGCACGAATAACGATTTTACACGTTACAAAAATCACATAAAAAACCGGCCCTAAGGCCGGTTACGTAGTCGATATCATTTAGTGAGTGTAAGCTGCAACGTTGTCAGTATCTACTGCTTCGTGCAAAGCTGCATTAAGTCCACTGGCGATTATATTCGCGATGTCTTCCATAAACTTATCTACTTCCTTCGGAGTCACTAATAAATCATGCCCAATCGGTTGAAGCACCTCCTTCACCAATTGAAGACGCTCATTTTCCTGCATTGTCCCAAACACACCGAATAACGACTCGCTTTTCGCTGTGTGCTGCTTCATATGCTCGAATACGAGCTCCATTGTGTTGTTTACGATCGTAGAAGCATATACGACGGTTGGAACTCCAATTGCAATACAAGGCACTCCAAGAATTTGTTCTGTCAAACCCTTTCTTTTATTACCAATTCCCGATCCCGGGTGGATGCCCGTATCTGCAATTTGTATCGTCGTATTGACTCTTTCCAAGCTTCTTGCAGCCAATGCGTCAATTGCGATAACGAGATCTGGTTTGGACCTATCCACAATCCCTTGTACAATGTCGCTTGACTCAATTCCCGTTGTCCCTAACACCCCAGGAGCGACCGCGCTGACAGGACGATATCCCGGACTCACTTGGTCAGGCATCAGCTCAAAAAATTGACGCGTCACCATCACATTATCAACGACTAACGGACCCAATGCATCCGGAGTGACACTCCAATTTCCCAGTCCGACGATTAACACACTGCTCGAAGCACTAATTCCAACACGTTGCAAAAAAGCTTCAAATTCCTTTGCTACAACAGTTGCCACTTGATCCTGTAACTCAGTATCCCCTTTACGTAGCTCTGGTACGTCCAAAGTCACGTAATGTCCTATCATTTTCCCAATCTTACGTGCCCCGTCATCTGTCTGAATGTGCATTCTCGTAACCGTTATGCCATTATTCGTTTCCTCCTGCGACCAAACGCCTGGAATCTGTTCACCTGATGAACGGGCAAGCTCCTGCGCTTCTACCGCTAAGTCAGTACGAATATTATACATCGCTAATTCTTGATCCATATGGAGATCATTAACCCCTTTCAAATGCGGAATGTAGTGAGCATTCACGATGGAATTCAGCTTGCTATTTGCCCCCTTGCATGATAGAATGTTACAAGTTGTGTGGAGACATACTTCTGTTTTTTTCAGGAGGTGAAAAGAATGCCAAACATCAAATCCGCCATTAAACGGACGAAAACTAACGAAGCGCGCCGTATGCGCAATGCTTCGCAAAAATCTGCTCTTCGTACAGCTGTTAAGCAAGCTGACGTTGCAGTAGTTGGTACAGACGTTGAAGCTGCTAAAGCAGCACTGGTTGTGGCTCAGAAGAAACTGGACAAAGCGGTAACTAAAGGCCTCATTCACAAAAATGCAGCTGCCCGCAAAAAATCCCGTCTAGCCCAAAAAGTTAACGCATTGTCCGCACAAGCTTAAGCCTGTGCCTGATGCATATGTGGCAAACGAATACTAGTGATTCGTAGCCAAGCGAAAAAAGCCATTCTAATCGTAGGAGATCCTGTGATTAGAATGGCTTTTTTCGTTATGAAATACACAAAGTATTAACTTGCTCCTGCTGAACCTGTACGTAACAGAAAAAGCTCTAAACCAAATACTTTATCCACTTGACCTGTCTTCATTGCGTAGTCAAGCTCTGCGAGCTCTGAGAGCAGTGCAGCAAGACGCTCTTGACTGAATCTGTGTGCCTGCTCTAATGTTAACTTCACAGCATAAGGGTGCAGACCCAACTGACCTGCGATCTGTTGTGGAGAATGTCCTTGTCCGCTTAATTCCTTTATGTATAGCATATTGCGAAATTGACGTACAAGCAGTGCCATCAGCTTGATCGGCTCCTCGCGCTGCTTAAGTAGATCATGATAGATCGTAATTGCCTGTTCCGTCCGCAACGTAGCCAACATCTCCGTTAATCGAAAAACATTCTGTTCTGCTGCGATCGGTACAAGCTCATTAACTGCATCAATCGTAACCAATCCGGCTACCCCTGCATGTAAACAAAGCTTGTCCAATTCCGTCACTATCGCTTGCATATCTGTACCGATTCGCTTCAATAGCTCCTCTGCTGCGTCTCGATCCAATGTCCTACCCTGAGCTGTAGCACGCTTAGTCATCCACTGGATCAATTCTTCTGCAGGTAACGGCGTGAATGCAATTGTCTGATGCTTCGACTTCGCTGTCTTAACTATTTTTTTACGTTCATCTAGTTTCTCATAGGGGACAACAAAGAGTAAAACAGTTGATTCAGCTGGTTCATCCATATAGGAGAGCAATTGCTCAGGTACATGTTCCACACGGCTTGATGGCTTTCCTGTTGCGAATAGCACACTGTCACGAACGATAATAATTTTATGGGGTACAAGAAAAGGGAGTGTCTGTGCTTCTTCCAAAATTACCGAAAGCGCTGTATCTCCTGTGTCAAATCGAATAAGTGCCATCTCCCGGTGTTCAGGCTCGATGAGCGATTCAGTTAACCTTTCAACGAACTCATTCATCAAAAAGGCTTCGGTGCCATAGCACACATAAACGGGTGCGATGTTACCTTGCTTGATTTCACGAAATGCTTGTTTAAGGTCCATCACGTTTCCCCTATCTCATGTCGTTAATATACAACAAAGAGATCACCCCGCCAGCGGCTGGTGCGATCCCTCTGTCCTCGGACATCTATATCAACGTTCGCCGGCCGGCCCATGGTGCCGTGCGCGAACGACCGTGACGTCATCCGAAGGACGAACGTCAACTTCCTCTATACACAATACGCAGCTTCCTCGTATTTGGTGACAAAGTCATTAACGTTCTGTTTCTTTATTTGATGCGAGCTCGAATGTAAGTGTCTTAGATACCCCTGCATCATTCGTCCAAATGTAGGTTACGGCTGTACTTTCCTCATTCCATGTGAGCTCCTGAATCATTCCATTACGATGGTCCGATTGAAAGAGCAGACTACCATCCATCGCATTATAAATTTGCACAACCGCTGTCCCATGTTCGACAATCGCTTGCCACAGCCCATTCGGTGAATAAGCAAATTGAGTTGCGTCGGCACTACGTGAATCTAACGCCATAATACCATTCCCCATCTCTGGGGCTCCCAACTGCGGTACTGCTTGCTCCGAACTTTTTTCATTCGAGCCGTCCGACTTACCTGTAACTGTCACTTGATCCTCACTCGAAGTAAACTTCGGCTCCTCAGGTGATGAACTTGGTTGTGCTGAAGGCACATTTGCTCTTGGTTCAACGGAAGAAGGAATACTACCCGTCAATTGCTTTTCCGTTGTCTGATCATCGACAGTCGCTTTTTCTTCGTCGGTATCGGATGATACCTTTTGTAAAGCACTTGAACCATATTGATCGTTCAACAAGCTTGATCCTTCTTCACTCTTCGTATCATTGTTCCCTTGACTCGCGCTATCAGAATCAGCAGCGCTTGCTTCGATGCGAAGAGCTGAAGCGTCGCTACTATGCTTACTTTGAGAAGAGAAAGACACTCCCTTAAGCTGTGTAATCATCAGGAATACTAAAGCCAGTCCTAGCGCAACAACACCAGATACTTTGCCCACCGACCAACGATTCAGTCTTCTTGAACGTGTTCGTACGAGTTGTTCTCCGCGAATCGTCGCGGTAGGTTCAAGCTTCTCGAGTGCTGGGAGAATTGCATCCACCAAGCTAAATTTAGGCATGACTTGTGGCAACTGCTCAAGTTGGCTAGATAACATCTTCAATCGTTGTAGCATAGCGGCACAATCCGGGCAATCCCCAATATGTCTCATCATGCTCTCTGTTTCATTTTCGTCTAAATCTCTGTCAACATATCGTTGCATGAGCTCGATCACCTCTTGGCAATTCATCCCCGGACACCGCCTTTCTGATATTCATGTAGTAACGATTGAAGCTGTGAACGCGCTCTAAATAAATAGGATTTCACCGTATTAAGTGGTAAATTCAAAGAATCTGCAATTTCGTTATATGAAAAGTCCTGCAAATAGCGAAGAACAACAACAGTCCGATGATGATCAGGAAGCTTTCCAATCGCCTCGCGGATATCCTCAGCAGCGTATGCTGAAAGAACCTCGGTCTCCACGTCGTCCCGTGATTCGAACACCATCTCATGTTCATCAATGGATACGGACGGTCGCTTGCGTCGAAATTGATCAATACATATATTCGTTACGATGCGCTGCACCCAGGTGCGGAATTGCGCTTTTTCCTCATAAGAATGAATCTTTGTATAAATTCGAATGAGTGCCTCCTGTGCTGCATCCAATGCATCCTGCTCATTATTCAGCAAGTAGTATGCAGTACGATATACCTGGTGTTCGACTTCGCGGAGTAGCGTAACGAGAGCATCCCGATCGCCCGCTTGCGCGGACTTGATGAGAGCCGGCTCCACCACAGAAGATCCTCCCCTCATGCACCTTCTCAGACGCAACAGTCTGAAAAAAGGTTGCAATATATTTATAGAATTTTTATATTGTTGAATTCACTATTCTACTCTACCCTTATCAGTCTAGCAAAAAACAACGAAAAGGCATAATGTTTTATATAGAATAGCATTTCAATCTAGATATAAGGTCTCGACCAGTCGTTTCGTTCTGCGTTCCATCGATCCATCAGAAGTGATCCGATATTGCACTTCGCCATTAAGGTCGGTGCGATACACTGCAACACCGTAATCGTTCAGCCGTTCCATTACAGTAGGGTGCGGATGTCCGTAAAGATTGTTCCGGCCAACAGAAATAACCGCCTCAGCGGGATGCCATTTTACCAGCCATCCCTCCGTTGTAGATGTTTTGCTACCGTGATGTCCAACCTTAAGCACATCAATCGGAAAGGATATGATGTTCTGGCTAGATCCCGCAATCACCTCACTTTCTCCTTGCGCTTCAACATCGCCAGAGAGTAGAAATGTTCTTCCATAAATTGTGGCCAGCATTACTATACTGAACTTATTTTGCTCATTCGAAAGTGGTAGCGTACCATTAGGCTGTATCATGACTACATCCTCTTGCATCGGATAGAGAGCACGTAATGTCATCGATTCGTCTATCGTCCAATCCATCCCGGCATGCACCGCATAACAAGGAATCCCCTTAGCTCTTGCTAATTCGAATAGTTCGATAACGGCTGATGAATTCTTTAACGTTCCATTAAAAAAAATCGTGCGAACTGGAATGTTTTCGATGATCGCCTTCGCCCCGCCCATATGATCCGCATCCAAGTGTGTAATGATAAACGCATCTAGTTCCCTCACCCCACGGTCTAACAATAGCGGTACGATTAATTTTCTTCCAACCTCATAAGGATCGCTTCTTTCCTTCCATTCTTCACCCTGCTTACGAAAATTGACTGTTCCTCCTGCATCTATAAGGAGATGATGTCCTTCACCTGAGCGAATCAATATGCTGTCTCCTTGCCCAACATCCAGAAACATCACTTTAGCCGTAGCGTCCAGCAATACCGGTCGAATGCCCCACAACAGCCATAGCGAGATCAAGATAACAAGTCCTACACTCATCCCTTTAATAACTCTAATTTTATGTATTGTGTAAGGCAATATGCTGTTCTGAGATACGCTACTCTCACCTGTCTGTTCCATCCACCACTGTTGCTCTTTTTTTCGCATAAGCCTAATCTTTAATAATATCGCTACACAACCCATGAGCATAAATCCAACAATGACCCACAACCAATTACTACGGGGCCAAATTGTTCGTAAACTGGTTATCTCCGTCATCTGGTCAACGAGATAGAACGTTACCCGATTGCCCCATGTCGTGACTTTCGCCAAAATCATGCCTAACGGAAGCCACATCGCTCCTAGCAGGACAGACGCCATCCCAAGCGGTAATATAAGGAAGCTGATAAACGGGACAAACACGAGGTTCGCGAGTAGCGAAAGTAGATGCACAGAGTGAAAATAAAACGCAGTAAGCGGAAAAGACACCAGTTGTGCAGTAATCGCAATGGAAAGCGACAGCTTAAGTGTGCGCCTTGGGATCGGTAACGAAGCCGTAACGAGAGGAGCGAACAATAGCAGCCCTGTTGTCACAATGAAGCTAAGCTGAAAACTAATATCCTCGACAAGACGCGGATCCCAAACCAACATAATAATGGCCGCCGCCGCTAGCAAATGTAGCCCGTCCCTCAAAGCGCTTCGGCGAGCTAGCCAGAGTGCTAGCATCGCCATCAGGCATGCCCGAACAGCTGACGGCGATGCTCCAGTTCCAACCATATATACAGGCATCATCATGATGGTGATGTCGATCGTTCTTTCTTTGGTCAGTCGAAGTAAAGTACCTAACTGAAGCAGAAGGTACACAATGACTCCAACATGCAATCCGGATATGGCCAATATATGTGTCAGACCTAAGCGAGCAAAAGCATCATATTGCTGGGGATCGAGATCGGCGCGAATACCTGCGACTAATCCTTTCATATACCCTGAGTCTTCCTTCGAGTAGAGACGATCCATTAAATCACTAATATGAGTTCGCCATCCGTCAATCATTCGAAGTGGCTTAATCATCCATGGGATAGCGCCATCAATACGGTTGACAGATACAGTTCCTTTCGCACTTAATTGCCAATGCACACCTTCTTTACGAAGATAAGCCCGATAGTCAAATGCATCGAAATTTCCCGCAGCACCCGGCCGCTCTATCGTGCCTGTAATTTGCAGTTGATCTCCTCTTAGCCAAGCTGCTGCAACTTGTTGTTCTTGTTGCATAGTTAGCTTAATTCGAATAATGATCGTTTCGCTTAAGGACTGGGACTCGCCACGACCAAGCTGTTGTATTTCAATCACCTTGAATCGGAAGCTCGCTAAGTCTCCATCCACCTCCACTATGTTTGCAACGAAACCTTGCAGAATGACAGTAGATCCTTGTTCTATTTTCATCCGTTCGATCTCCGAGGTGCTTCGTTGCTCCACCCACCTCCGCTCGCCAGAACCTATCATTAATACCAATATGCATATAAAAACCAGCTTCCAGCCTGCATATCCACATATACCGATCCCCAACAAGATAAGCACTAGCCCAGCCAGAACGAGTCCGATGAGGTTACCGTGCCATAGCGACTGTAACGCACTGCCAACGATAAAAGAACATGCAATCGCCACGATCGGTCTTCGATTCATTCGACAACTCCTCTCTGGAAAAGAAAAAAAAGAACCTCTCCACCAATATTGGTTAGAGAGGTTCTTCCTCAAGCTAATTATAAGACGTGAACTGCTGGCAATCGTTATGATCCGTCCTGCACTTCGGTATCCGGCGGAGCATTATAATTCGCAATTTGACGGAACAAGATGCCACGTTGCCTCATTAAGCTTGCTACCTTTTCGTGGTCCTTCGGATAAGAACGATGATATACAATCTCTACGATCCCGCTATTCGCCAGCATATTGGCACACGTCCAGCAAGGTTGATCGGTTACATAAACGACTGAGCCTTCACGGTCGACACGGTCAGTGAACAGGAGCAAATTTTGCTCTGCGTGGATCGTACGAATACAACGTTGTTTCTTGATCATCTCGGAAGATGGAGAATCGTCAGGCGGAGCAGTAAATTCCTCCACGATCATACATCCAGCTTCTGAGCAATCCTGCACACCCATGGGCGCACCGTTGTACGCTGTTCCAAGCAGCTTTTTACCCTGTACGAGCACTGTGCCCACATGTCTGCGAGGACAGCGTGAACGAGTGGATACCATAAAAGCAATGTCCATGAAATACGTATCCCAATCTTTACGTAGGGATGTCATGCGTAAACCCTCCGATTCTGTTGCACTTATTGCTGACTTGCGTTTAATGCTTGATTCAAGTCATCAATAATATCTTTGATTCCTTCTGTACCGACAGACAGTCGGATCATTCCTGGTTGAACTCCTGCTGCAGCTTGATCTGCTTCTTCCAATTGTTGGTGCGTCGTGCTAGCAGGATGAATGATTAGCGACTTAGAATCACCGACATTCGCAAGATGCGAGAACAATTGCACCGCATTGATTACTTTTTTACCTGCTTCAACCCCACCCTTAATGCCGAACGTAAGAATTGCACCTTGACCATTAGGCAAGTATTGTTGTGCAAGCTCATACGAAGGATGGCTAGGCAAGCCTGCATAGTTTACCCACTCGACTGCTGGATGGCTTTCAAGGAATTTCGCAACAGCAATCGTGTTGCTGCTATGACGTTCCATGCGCAGGTGAAGGGTTTCAAGTCCTTGCAATAACAAGAACGAGTTGAATGGTGAAATCGCAGCACCCATATCACGCAACAACTGAACGCGCATCTTAATAATGTAAGCAACCGGACCAACCGCTTCCGTATACACAACACCATGATAGCTAGGATCTGGCTGTGTCAGTCCTGGGAATTTACCGCTTGCTTTCCAATCAAATTTACCGCTATCAACGACTACGCCACCAATTGAAGTTCCATGACCACCGATAAATTTCGTTGCTGAGTGGAGGACAATATCTGCTCCATGATCAATCGGGCGGCATAGGAATGGTGTAGCGAATGTGCTGTCGATAATGAGTGGAATCCCATTGTCATGTGCAATTGCCGCTACAGCTGCAATGTCAAGAACATCCCCTCTTGGGTTACCGATCGTTTCAGCGAAGATCGCCTTCGTCTTTGGTGTAATTGCCGCGCGGAAGTTTTCTGGATTCGATGGATCTACGAATTTAACGTTAATTCCGTATTTCGGTAATGTGTGTGAGAAAAGGTTATATGTTCCGCCATATAGACTAGCAGCGGATACGATTTCATCGCCTGCGCCAGCAATGTTCATGATGGAGTATGTAATCGCAGATTGCCCAGATGAAAGAGATAGTGCTGCCGCTCCGCCTTCTAGTGCAGCGATACGTTGTTCAAACACATCAGAAGTTGGGTTCATAATGCGAGTATAGATATTTCCAAATTCCTTCAAAGCGAATAGATTCGCTGCATGATCGGTGTCGCGAAATCCATAAGATGTCGTTTGGTAGATCGGAACTGCTCTCGATAACGTCGTCGGATCTAACTGTTGACCCGCATGTACAGCAAGCGTTTCTAAAGAATACGACTTTTCGTTTGACATTCAAGAATCCTCCCAATAATAGATGTTAATGATT is from Candidatus Cohnella colombiensis and encodes:
- the gpr gene encoding GPR endopeptidase — protein: MDQELAMYNIRTDLAVEAQELARSSGEQIPGVWSQEETNNGITVTRMHIQTDDGARKIGKMIGHYVTLDVPELRKGDTELQDQVATVVAKEFEAFLQRVGISASSSVLIVGLGNWSVTPDALGPLVVDNVMVTRQFFELMPDQVSPGYRPVSAVAPGVLGTTGIESSDIVQGIVDRSKPDLVIAIDALAARSLERVNTTIQIADTGIHPGSGIGNKRKGLTEQILGVPCIAIGVPTVVYASTIVNNTMELVFEHMKQHTAKSESLFGVFGTMQENERLQLVKEVLQPIGHDLLVTPKEVDKFMEDIANIIASGLNAALHEAVDTDNVAAYTH
- a CDS encoding sigma-70 family RNA polymerase sigma factor; this encodes MVEPALIKSAQAGDRDALVTLLREVEHQVYRTAYYLLNNEQDALDAAQEALIRIYTKIHSYEEKAQFRTWVQRIVTNICIDQFRRKRPSVSIDEHEMVFESRDDVETEVLSAYAAEDIREAIGKLPDHHRTVVVLRYLQDFSYNEIADSLNLPLNTVKSYLFRARSQLQSLLHEYQKGGVRG
- a CDS encoding DNA internalization-related competence protein ComEC/Rec2, producing the protein MNRRPIVAIACSFIVGSALQSLWHGNLIGLVLAGLVLILLGIGICGYAGWKLVFICILVLMIGSGERRWVEQRSTSEIERMKIEQGSTVILQGFVANIVEVDGDLASFRFKVIEIQQLGRGESQSLSETIIIRIKLTMQQEQQVAAAWLRGDQLQITGTIERPGAAGNFDAFDYRAYLRKEGVHWQLSAKGTVSVNRIDGAIPWMIKPLRMIDGWRTHISDLMDRLYSKEDSGYMKGLVAGIRADLDPQQYDAFARLGLTHILAISGLHVGVIVYLLLQLGTLLRLTKERTIDITIMMMPVYMVGTGASPSAVRACLMAMLALWLARRSALRDGLHLLAAAAIIMLVWDPRLVEDISFQLSFIVTTGLLLFAPLVTASLPIPRRTLKLSLSIAITAQLVSFPLTAFYFHSVHLLSLLANLVFVPFISFLILPLGMASVLLGAMWLPLGMILAKVTTWGNRVTFYLVDQMTEITSLRTIWPRSNWLWVIVGFMLMGCVAILLKIRLMRKKEQQWWMEQTGESSVSQNSILPYTIHKIRVIKGMSVGLVILISLWLLWGIRPVLLDATAKVMFLDVGQGDSILIRSGEGHHLLIDAGGTVNFRKQGEEWKERSDPYEVGRKLIVPLLLDRGVRELDAFIITHLDADHMGGAKAIIENIPVRTIFFNGTLKNSSAVIELFELARAKGIPCYAVHAGMDWTIDESMTLRALYPMQEDVVMIQPNGTLPLSNEQNKFSIVMLATIYGRTFLLSGDVEAQGESEVIAGSSQNIISFPIDVLKVGHHGSKTSTTEGWLVKWHPAEAVISVGRNNLYGHPHPTVMERLNDYGVAVYRTDLNGEVQYRITSDGSMERRTKRLVETLYLD
- the holA gene encoding DNA polymerase III subunit delta, with the translated sequence MDLKQAFREIKQGNIAPVYVCYGTEAFLMNEFVERLTESLIEPEHREMALIRFDTGDTALSVILEEAQTLPFLVPHKIIIVRDSVLFATGKPSSRVEHVPEQLLSYMDEPAESTVLLFVVPYEKLDERKKIVKTAKSKHQTIAFTPLPAEELIQWMTKRATAQGRTLDRDAAEELLKRIGTDMQAIVTELDKLCLHAGVAGLVTIDAVNELVPIAAEQNVFRLTEMLATLRTEQAITIYHDLLKQREEPIKLMALLVRQFRNMLYIKELSGQGHSPQQIAGQLGLHPYAVKLTLEQAHRFSQERLAALLSELAELDYAMKTGQVDKVFGLELFLLRTGSAGAS
- a CDS encoding zf-HC2 domain-containing protein, whose amino-acid sequence is MNCQEVIELMQRYVDRDLDENETESMMRHIGDCPDCAAMLQRLKMLSSQLEQLPQVMPKFSLVDAILPALEKLEPTATIRGEQLVRTRSRRLNRWSVGKVSGVVALGLALVFLMITQLKGVSFSSQSKHSSDASALRIEASAADSDSASQGNNDTKSEEGSSLLNDQYGSSALQKVSSDTDEEKATVDDQTTEKQLTGSIPSSVEPRANVPSAQPSSSPEEPKFTSSEDQVTVTGKSDGSNEKSSEQAVPQLGAPEMGNGIMALDSRSADATQFAYSPNGLWQAIVEHGTAVVQIYNAMDGSLLFQSDHRNGMIQELTWNEESTAVTYIWTNDAGVSKTLTFELASNKETER
- a CDS encoding homocysteine synthase codes for the protein MSNEKSYSLETLAVHAGQQLDPTTLSRAVPIYQTTSYGFRDTDHAANLFALKEFGNIYTRIMNPTSDVFEQRIAALEGGAAALSLSSGQSAITYSIMNIAGAGDEIVSAASLYGGTYNLFSHTLPKYGINVKFVDPSNPENFRAAITPKTKAIFAETIGNPRGDVLDIAAVAAIAHDNGIPLIIDSTFATPFLCRPIDHGADIVLHSATKFIGGHGTSIGGVVVDSGKFDWKASGKFPGLTQPDPSYHGVVYTEAVGPVAYIIKMRVQLLRDMGAAISPFNSFLLLQGLETLHLRMERHSSNTIAVAKFLESHPAVEWVNYAGLPSHPSYELAQQYLPNGQGAILTFGIKGGVEAGKKVINAVQLFSHLANVGDSKSLIIHPASTTHQQLEEADQAAAGVQPGMIRLSVGTEGIKDIIDDLNQALNASQQ
- the rpsT gene encoding 30S ribosomal protein S20 encodes the protein MPNIKSAIKRTKTNEARRMRNASQKSALRTAVKQADVAVVGTDVEAAKAALVVAQKKLDKAVTKGLIHKNAAARKKSRLAQKVNALSAQA
- a CDS encoding cytidine/deoxycytidylate deaminase family protein, translated to MTSLRKDWDTYFMDIAFMVSTRSRCPRRHVGTVLVQGKKLLGTAYNGAPMGVQDCSEAGCMIVEEFTAPPDDSPSSEMIKKQRCIRTIHAEQNLLLFTDRVDREGSVVYVTDQPCWTCANMLANSGIVEIVYHRSYPKDHEKVASLMRQRGILFRQIANYNAPPDTEVQDGS